CCGCAGGAAGTGGCGGGCGAAGGCGCGGCGGAAATCCCGCCAGAGCCAGACGTTTTCGTCCTCGATCATCACATTGGCGATGTTCATGCCGGCTGCAAGCGCGGCAGGCGCCGTCACCACCGGAATGGAGCAGACCAGCATCAGGATATTGAGCCTGAACAGGTCCCAGGCCTCGCGAACGAGAATGAAGGCGAAGAGGGCAAGCCCCTTCTTCTTCGGCGCATTCTTGGGAATGCCCGGTCCTTCCCGCATCATCCAGTTGGTCAGCCAGTTCATGTCAAGACGCCTCCCGCGTCCCTCAAACCCGAATTGCTAGTAGAGAATGGATTGCTCCGTTTCCTTGTCGAAGAGATGCGGATTGACGAGATCGGCGATCAGATCGATCGCTTCGCCGTCCTTCGCCGCGCAGCGCGGTGAAACCCGCGCGATCATGTCGTGGCCATGGGCCGTCATGTTGAGATGGATCTCCGCGCCCATCGGCTCGGCCAGATCGACCAACGCCGTGAACGGGCAGGTGAATTCCGGCGCGATGTCATGGGGCTGGCTTTCGTGGAAGTTTTCCGGCCGAAGACCGAGAATGATTTCCTTGCCCTCATAGGGCGCAAGCCGGTCCGCCTTGTCGCCGACGATCAGCGGAAACGCCGTCTCGTGGAAGCGTCCGACCCAGTCTTCGCCATCGCGTTCGACGGCGACCGGCAGCATGTTCATCTGCGGCGCGCCGATGAAGCCGGCAACGAACATGTTGACCGGATTGTCGTAAAGCATCTGCGGTGTGTCGACCTGCTGGATATAGCCGTCCTTCATGACGACGATGCGGTCGGCCATGGTCATGGCCTCGACCTGATCGTGGGTGACATAGATGAAGGTGCTGTCGAGCTGGCGGTGCAGCTTGGTGATCGCCGTGCGCATGGAGCCGCGCAGCTTGGCATCGAGGTTCGACAACGGTTCGTCGAGCAGGAAGACCTCCGGATTGCGCACCATGGCGCGACCCAGCGCCACGCGCTGGCGCTGGCCGCCGGAAAGCGCCTTCGGCTTGCGGTTCAGAAGATGTTCGATATCGAGGATCTTCGCCGTTTCGCGGACCTTCTGGTCGATCTCGGCTTCAGGCGCCTTTCGGAGCTGAAGGCCGAATGCCATGTTCTTGTAGACCGTCATATGCGGATAAAGCGCATAGTTCTGGAACACCATGGCGATATCGCGTTCCTTCGACGGCACGTCGTTGACGAGCTCGTCGCCAATATAGAGCTCGCCCGCCGAAACCTCTTCCAACCCGGCAATCATCCTGAGCGTGGTCGATTTGCCGCAGCCGGACGGCCCCACCAGGATGATGAATTCCTTGTCGGCGATCTCCAGATCGATGTCGTGGACGACCGTCAGCGCGCCGTATGTTTTTCTCAGTTTTCTAAGCGAGATTCCGGACATAATCGTATCCTCTCAAAGCCGCCGCGGGCGTTACCAGTAGGAGGACCAGTTGCGCGAAAGCCGCGTCAACGCCTCGAGATAATAGTAGTCGCCCCAGGACACGCACTCGTCGACGCCTTCCGGCGTGCAGGTGTTGTAGGGCGTCTTCTTCGAATAGGTGCCGTGAAGCACGAGGCCGTTGGAAACCGCCGGATCCTTCACCGCGTAGTTGTCGGCCAGGCTCTTGACGAAACGCCTGGCGATATCACGATAGGCAGCGGCATCCTCGCCGCCGACGATATCGGCCATTTCGAGCAAGCCGCAGGCAACGATCGCGGCAGAAGAGCTGTCGCGCGGTTCGTCATCGCCGTCGGAAAAAATCATATCCCAATAGGGCACCATGTCGGCCGGCAGGCGCGTCATGAAGAAATCGAGCGCCTTCCTGAACATCGCCGCATATTCCGGCTTCGGGTCGTAGCGGTAGGACAGCGCCAGCCCGTACACCGACCATGCCTGGCCGCGCGCCCAGTCGCTGTCGTCGCGATAGCCCTGAACCGTAACGCCCTTCACAGGGCCGCCCGTCTGGGGGTCCATGAAGAAGGTGTGATAGGTCGAGCCATCCTCGCGGAAGGAATTGGCGAGCGTGGTCGCGGCATGAATGCGGGCGATGTCGCGGTATTTCCCGTCGCCCGTCTCGCGGCTAGCCCAATAGAGCAGCGGCAGGTTCAACAAGCAGTCGATGATGTAGCGGTAATTCTCCCGCGCGCCCATTTCACCCCAGGCCTGGATGAAACCGCCGACTTCGTGAAAACGCGCAATCAGCTGGTCGGCAGCAAGGATCGCGGCCTTGCGCCCGTCCTCGTCGCCCACCAGTTTCCAGGCGGCGACGCAGGTCGGCGAATAGAGGAAGCCCATATCATGATGGTCGACCTCGATTTTGTTCTCGATCCGGTGCAAAAAGCTCTGCACCTGAATCTGGGCGGCATGCTGAAACACCTTGTCGCCGGTCAGTTCATAGGCGAGCCAGATCTCGCCCGGCCAGAAGCCGCAGGTCCACTGGTTGTTGTCGATCGCCGGATAGAAATTGTCGACGCTCGAATGGTTCTGCTGGCGATAGGTGAAGGCCGGCAGGTTGCGGCGCACCTGGGCGACGGCAACGGCAATCGCCGCGTTGACTTCAGCGTCTGTGATCGGGGCGACGGCGGTGTTTTTCTCGTCAACGGTCATCAGGATCAGCCTTTCAGTCCGGCATTGGCGACGCCTTCGACGAAGAAGCGCTGCAGCGCCAGGAAGACGGCGAGGACGGGGATGATGGCAACGACGGATGCCGCCATAATCAGCCCATATTCGGCCGAGTATTGCGAAATGAACATGCGAAGGCCGATCTGGATCGTCTTCAGATCCGTTTGCGTCAGATAGATCATCGGGCCGAGGAAGTCGTTCCAGGCGAAGACGAAGGTGAAGATCGTCAGCGTCGACAGCGCCGGCTTCGACAAGGGCAGCATGATCTTCCACCAGATCTGGTACTCATTCATGCCGTCGACGCGCGCGGCCTCGCACAGCTCATCGGGGATCGACATGTAGAACTGCTTCATCAGGAACACGCCAAAGGCGGTGAAGGCCTGAAGCGCGATCAGCGCCCAGTGGGTGTTGTAGAGCCCGAATTCCCGCATCAGGATGAACTGCGGCACCATGTAGACCTGCCAGGGCATGGCGATGGTCGCGATGTAGCCGAGGAACAGCACGTCGCGATAAGGGAATTTCAGCTTGGCGAAGGCATAGGCTGCGAACGACGAGGTGAAGAGCTGCAGCAGCGTCACCATGATCGTGATCTTGGCGGTGTTGAAGACGAAGAGACCGAGCGGAATCTTGGTCCAGATCTGCACATAGTTGGACCAGCGCGGATTTTCCGGGATCCAGTGGATCGGGAATTCGAACACCTCGCGGTTGAACTTCAGAGACGCCGAGAGCATCCACGCGAACGGCAACAGCATGATGATCGTGATGACGATGATCAGCGCGTAGAGGGCGATCGTGGAGAGTTTGATCTTGCGACCGAAAATTTGCATCTGACCCTTCCCCTTAATCGAGACTGCGCGAATAGCGGAACTGGATCAGCGTGACGGCCAGAACCAGGACGAAGAGGACAAGGGCGACCATGCTCGAATAGCCGAGATCCCAGGAGATGAAGGCCTCGTTGTAGATGTGATAGACCAGCACCAGCGTCGAGGTTCCGGGCCCGCCCTGCGTGATCATGTAGACCTGGTCGAACACCTTGAAGGAGTTGATGGTCAGCATGACCGAGACGAAGAAGGTGGTCGGCGCCAGCTGCGGCAGCGTCACGTTCCAGAACTTCTGCCACGCATTGGCGCCGTCGAGATCGGCCGCCTCATACAGCTCGCGGTTCACGCCCTGAAGACCGGCCAGATAGATCACCATGAAATAGCCGGCCTGCTTCCAGATGCCGAACAGGATGATGGTGACCATCGCCCAGTCCTTGTCCGCCGCCCAGCCGGGCAGGTTCTTCGGATCGACGCCCATCGTATAGAGGATCATGTTGACCGGACCCATTTCCGGGTTGAACAGCATGTTCCAGACGACGGCAGCGGCCACCAGCGATGCGACATAGGGAAAGAACATCGCCGCGCGGAAGAAATCGCGCCCGAAGATCTTCTTGTTCAGGAGCATGGCCAGACCCAGCGAGCAGGCCATTGTCAGCGGCACGGAGAACACCGTGTAGATGATCGTGTTCCAGAACGCGGCCTGGAAGGCCTTGTCGCGGAAAAGCTCGAAGAAATTGGCGAGGCCGGCAAACTCGATCGGGTTCGAGCCGTCCCAGTGCATGAAGGCAAGCGCGAAGGCGAAGATGATGGGCCCGAGGGTGAAAACCGCGAAACCAAGGAAGTTCGGCGCAATGAAGGAGAAGGCGACGAGGCTTGCCCGCCGCTTCTGCTGACTTTTCGTCAGCACACGGCGCTTCTTCCTCTTTTGCCCTGTCGCTAAGCCTAAGCCGGTGGCAGCCACGTGATCCTCCCATCCTGCGGTCCGCCGCAGGGCGACAAACCGGGAAAGCCTTTTACGAGCGCCATGGCAGACGTCCGTGATTTTGGCTCATCCTATCGTCGGAAAACATATAATACAAGTATCCAAAAATGTATTTTTCTGACTAAAACTTATCCGACATATGTGCTAGAGCATAGCGAAATCCATGCCTCCCTCCGTAGACTGAGGGCCTCGCGGCCCGAGGACAGGCACGGAAAAAGAACAAGTTCATGCCGCGCCGTCGCCCGTCCGCACACGGGACCGGCCGGATACGGGAGGACGGAATGTTTCGCGAGCGCCTTCAGGCCCTGCCAGATGCCTTCGAGCCTTTTTCGCCGGGCTGGCCTGCCGCCGACCGCGACAAATGGTCATCCCTGCCGGAGGAATACGCCGCCCGGCTGACCGAGGCGGCCGAGAACTGTCCTCTCGCATGGCCGGTGCTTCCCGCAAGCGCCTATCTCGCCTTTTCCCGCACCGGCGACCGCATCGGCTACGAGACGCCCTATATGCAGCGCCGCCGCATGCTGAACGCCCTGGCGCTCGGCGAATGCGTTGCCGGCGACGGGCGCTATCTTGATCGGATCATCGACGGCGCGCTGCTGATTGCCGAGGAAAGCGGCTGGCAGCTTCCGGCCCACAATGTCTATATCCGCGATGCGCAGGTATTGCCGCTGCCCGACCCGCGCCGTCCGGTCGTCGATCTCTTCGCCGCCGAGACCGGGGCGGAGCTTGCCGTGCTTGCGACCCTGTTCGAAGCGGAACTGAACGCGGTGACGCCGATGATCGTCTCCCGGCTCGACGATGAGGTCAGCCGCCGCGTCATCCGGCCCTATCTGGAGGAGCACTTCTGGTGGATGGGCCGGGGCGACGAGCCGATGAACAACTGGACTGCCTGGTGCACGCAGAATGTGCTGCTGGCGGCCTTCTCACGCCCCTTCGACACTGACACCCGGCGACACGTCGTCGAAAAGGCCGCCGCCAGCCTCGACTTCTTCCTCAAGGACTATGGCGAGGACGGCGCCTGCGAGGAGGGCGTGCTTTACTATCGCCATGCCGGACTTTGCCTTTTCAATGCCCTCAACATCCTCGCGACGGTCGCGCCCGACGCCTTTGCCCCGCTCTTCCGCGACCAAAAGATCCGCAATATGGCGGATTTCATCGCCTATATGCATGTGGCAGACGACCGCTATTTTAATTTTGCCGATTCGTCAGCCCGGGCAGGCTTTTGCGGCGCGCGCGAATATCTCTTCGGCAAGGCCGTCGGTTCGACCATGCTTGCAGATTTCGCCGCCGCCGACTGGAAGACTTCGCCCGAACCCGACGCGCCGGAGGAGATCAACCTTTTCTATCGCCTGCAGGGGGCGGTGACCGCCCGGGAACTGGCAGCACACGAGGCGCAGCGCCCGGCGCCCGAAGACCGGTTCTTCCCGAGCATCGGCCTCCTGGTGGCCCGCGACCAGCGCTTCGCCCTTGCAGTCAAGGCCGGCGACAACGGCGAAAGCCATAACCACAACGACACAGGCAGCTTCACGATCTACAAGGACGGAAGGCCCTTTATCATCGATGTCGGCGTCGAGACCTATACCGCCAGGACCTTCTCTGCCCGTCGCTATGAAATCTGGACCATGCAGTCCGCCTTCCACAACCTGCCGAGATTCGGCGGGGTGATGCAGCAGGACGGAGAAGCCTTTGCGGCAAGCGAGGTTACGGTATCGCTTTCAAACGAAGCCGCACGCATCTCCATGGAACTGGCCGGGGCCTATCCGAGGGAGGCGGGCGTCAAAACCTACCGTCGCACGGTGACTTTCACCAAGGGCCGGGGCATCGACATCACGGAGATATGCGACGCGGAAAAGCCCGCCACGCTCTCGCTGATGGTCGCGATAAAACCCGAGGTCGCCGAAGGACGGATCACCCTTCCCGATCTTGGAGAGATCGCCATCGAAGGCGGCGGCAGGCCGCAGGTCGAGGCCATCGCCATCACCGATCAGCGCCTCAGGGCCGCCTGGCCTGACACGCTCTATCGTATTCAAATCCCCCTGGGCGGTCGAACGCTCAGGCTTTCAATCAATTGACGGGAGACCCCCATGGAGATCACGCTTTCCGTTCTCGACAAGGCCGGCGAGCTGCGCGCCCGAAATACCGGAAACGAGGCTGTTTCGTTGTTTTTCCGGAACGCCTACGCGCCCGGCGACCGGATCACCGTCGAGACCGGCAGCCCCGGGAGTTTCATCACGCTTTCAATCGATAATACACTCTCGCCGGCCGTCGTGTTCATGAAAGAGAGCGCGTTCAGCTTCCCCATTCCCTTTGGCGATGCGAAAACCGTTTACGCGCCGACGGCGTTTTCCGGCGAGCACCACAGGATCTCGGCGCAAGCGACCGGCCCGGATGCGCTCTCCGGCATCCGCAATCTGGCGCTGAACCCGGCGGACCATGGCGCAAGCGCTGCAGCCTACCCGCACGCCTCCGCCAGCGTCGAGACGCGCGGCGAGGCCGCCTTTGCCGCGCGCAACGCCATCGACGGCGAGATCGCCAGCGACGACCACGGCTTCTGGCCCTATACAAGCTGGGGCATCAATTGCGATCCGGAAGCAACGATGACGGTGGAATTCGGCCGCCGGGTCGTCGCGCAGTCGGTCGTGCTCTTTACCCGCGCCGACTTTCCCCATGACGCCTGGTGGACCTCGGCCCGCATTGTCTTCAGCGACGGCCATTCCATCAATGTCCCGCTTGAGAAAACCGGGGCGGGACAGCGCTTTGCCTTTCCCGAGCGCGAAACGGAATGGGTGCGGCTCGAAAAACTGGTCAAGGCTGACGACCCCTCGCCCTTCCCCGCTCTCACCCAGATCGAGGTCTGGGGGCGCGAAGCAGGCCCCTGAGCACTCATCCTGCCGGAGCGAATGTTGTATTGTATTTCCGTTCAACTTATCATACAATTTTTAAAGAAGAGCTGCTTCTGTCGTCCGGCATAAACAGTTCGCAGCCGGCGTCAGGGCCGATGCCTGACCGCAAAGGGGATGAATTTTGGCAACGCAAACCGCCGCACGCAATGGAACCCTGGTCCATAAGGTCAGCGAGGCCTTGCGGCGGTCGATTCTGGACGGCGCGTTTCAGCCCGGCGACAAGCTGCCGAGCGAGGCCCGACTGACCCAGGAACACGGCGTTTCGCGCACCGTGGTGCGCGAGGCGGTTGCCGCCCTCAGGTCCGACGGCCTCGTCGAGCCGCGCCAGGGCGCCGGCGTCTTCGTCCTCGACCCGATCTCCTTCGCCTTCAGGCGCACCAATCCGATGGTCGATTCCGAGCGGATCTATACATCGCTCGAAATCCTCGAAGCGCGCACGCCGCTGGAAATCGAGGCGGCGGGGCTTGCCGCGCTCAGGCGCTCGCCGGCGCAGGAGGAAGAGATTTTCGCTCGCCATGCCGAAGGCATTGCCGGGCGTCATGACGGCAAGGCCTGGAGCGAGGCCGATATCGGCCTGCATCTCGCCATCGCCAAGGCCACCAACAATCCGCTGTTCGCGACCTTCCTGGAAATGCAGGGCAAGGCCATCATCCCCCAGACGGGCCAGGTGATCGAAACCGACGACGGCGGCGAGGTCGCCTATCGCAACCTGCTGATCAAGGAACATGAGCGCATCATCTTCGCCATTTCCAACGGCGATGAACAGGGCGCGCGCGATGCGATGCGGGAGCACCTCAAAGGCAGCCTCGGGCGCTATCGCAGCCTTCTGCGCGAGGAGCGCGTGCGCCACATGGCCAAGCTTCAGCAGGACAGCGAAGCCTGACCACCCCCGGATGGCGGGCCGTCATTCGGCTCCAGCCGCCCTTGTCCTTGCTCAGACAGTCACCCCGTTTTCGGCGCAGAGCGCCCTGACCGCTTCCGGCAGGTCGACCGGCGGCAGCGCCTCCACAGGATCCGTCACGCCATAGACTGCGGTGACGATGAAATGCTCACCGGCGGGAAATTCGCCCACAAGCCGGGGGAACAGCGTGCGCGGAAAACGGATATTCGTGTTGGGCGCCGCGCGGATGATCTCGCCGGCCCGCGTCCCGGACAGGTCAATGATCGCCGATGTGTGGGTCGGCGTTACGATTGCGGCGCGGCCGCTCTCATGCGAAAGGCCGCCGGCAAAGGCAGGATCGCGCTCGCCGGTGCGGTCCACGGCAAAGCCGCCTTCGCTGACGAACAGCCTGCCCTTCGTCCTGATGCGATGCAGGCGGACATGCCAGCCGGCGCCGGCGAAATCGAGCCAGGTGTCGATCCTCAGCCGGTCATCCGGCTGCCATGCGCCCCAGACCATGCCGTAGTCGACGCCCTCTTCGGTGATCACCGCACGCGAGAGGTAGCTCAGGCCGTCGCGCGAGACGGCAAGGCCGCAATCCACCGCGCTGCGATCGGGATGGTCGGGCAGGGTCACATCGGCTTTCACCGAGAACCCGAAGGCGGATGAATAGGCGAAGCGGGCATATTTGGCATCATGGGCGCGGTGTTCGCGTCCGTCCTGCCCGCCCGTCAGCATCACTGCGTCACCAGGAGCGCGCCTGAGGATAAAACCTGCCGCCGGCGAAAATACGCGGCCGCCGGGAAGCGCTTCCGGCGGCTCTTCCGCCGCCGCCCAGAAGGGATGATCCTCATCAAGCGCCAGCACGAGGAATGATTTCAGCGCCCAGTAGGGCGAGCCCGGCGCATTGTAGGATTCCGACATCAGCAGGTTCGGATAGGCATAACCGATGGAAAGCACGCCGTCCCTGTCGGCGATCGGCATTTTCGACCACCAGCGCAGATGCCTCAACAAAAGGCCCTTGATCCGGCCCCAGGGCAGCACTTCCTCATCGGCAAAGGCGCAGGCCGCCCAGAAGGCGCCCTCGGCGAAACGATAGGTCAGCGAGCGGCCGTGAGGCACGGCCGCGCCGTCATCGGCAAACCAGTGCTGGAAATCCTGCGCATAGATGCGGGCGCGCTCCCGGTAACGCGCCGCGTGGTCGGGAAAGATGTCGCCGGCATACCTGGCGACCATCAGTCCGTAGAAATGCAGCGCCATCGGCAGGTAGTAGTCGCGGTGGCCCCATTGGCCGTCGCGATAATAGCCGTCGCCGAGATAATAGGTCTCGATGCGCTCGAGTGCGGCGTGCACCGCTTCTTCAGACCATTGCCGTCCGACGTTGCGGAGTCCGAGATTGACCAGCACGCGGAAGAACAGCCAGTTATTGTCGGGCACCTCCCGCTCGTTGATCTTCAGGAGCCAGCGCTCGGCCTTGTCCTTGGCAGGCTCCGACATCGGCCGCCAGAAGCTATCCGGCGCGACGAGCAGGGCAAGGGCGATGCCTGCCGTCTCGACCAGACGCTGGTCGAAATCACCGGGCTCGCCCCAGAATTCCTCGTGGTTGACATCCATGCCGTGGGAGAAGCCCTCGACGAAACGCCGGCAATCCTCGAAATCGAACCCGCCGGCGACCAGCGGCACGATACCCCACAGAGGGCGGATGAAAGCCTCCATTTCGGCTGCATCGTCATCATAGTGGGCGGAGCCCGCCGAAAGTCGCAGCCGCGCATTGCCGGGGGAATACCACGGCACGAGCGGCGCGTAGAAACCGGCGACGGCGGCCTGGAGATCGGCCTTGGTCTTGAGCGGGTTACCGGCCATGGGATTGCAGTCCGCCATGCGCCGCACAAGCGGCTGGCGATCCCATTGCGAAAACGACTGTCCGGAAACCATGCCTTGAAACTCCTCGTATGCACCCTGCCCCGATCCTCTGCGGCAGGTCTACCGCGACGCAGCGACAAATGAAAGGGCTGCGCCCGAAGGCGTGCGGCCGCCTCGGGAACGGTTGTCCGCTCGGCCGACGAGCACAGCGCGTCGCTCCCTGCAGGGTAGCGAATTTTAGCAATGTAAGAAATAGCTAACTTTGAAGATCCGGAATTTATCGGACGCCGAGATCCGGGCCGGCTTCGAAGCGTCCATTCGGTCGCGCCGAAGGTGCGGGAAGCGGCTGGGCCACAGGCATTCTGGTTACCAGAGGGTTACCCCGCCCTTAGGCAAATTTTAAAAGTACCGCGCTAGCTTGACGGCATAGGTTGTGAGTTTGTGTAGAGAGTACGATGACCGAATTAGCCCGCGTTCGCGCAAAATACGTCATAGGCCCGGACGGCAGTCCGCTGACCGTGGCAGACCTGCCGCCCTCAAACACGAGACGCTGGGTCATCCGGCGAAAGGCCGAAGTTGTGGCGGCGGTGCGCGGCGGGCTTTTAAGTCTCGAGGAAGCGTGTGAGCGCTACTGCCTGACCGTCGAGGAATTCCTCTCCTGGCAGGCCTCGATCGACGATCACGGCCTTGCCGGCCTCAGGACCACCAGAATTCAGCAATACCGCAACTGAGGCGGCGCGAACCCTCGACCACGGGTTCGGCCATCCCGAGACAGCGCTTTCGTTCGCAAGGACGGCAGCGCTTTTTTTGTGTCGCCCGTCAACCAAAAAAGCCGCACCCGGCGGATGCGGCTTTCGCGCGTTCTTTGCGGCGCCAAAGGCTCAGGCGCGTTTGCGGTTCGGTCCTTCCCGCAGCTCCAGCGCAGCGGCGCGCTCGTAATCGATTTCCATCTGCGCGAGCTCGGCTTCGGCGACCGCCTGCTGCTGGCGCAGGTCTGCCACCGAGACGGCGAGATTATCTGCCCGCTGACGGGCGGATTTGGCGAATGTGGAATAGGCGAAATGGGCGGGATCGGAGATCCCGGAACGCTTTTCTTCCGCAGCGATCTGCTGCATGAGCTCGTCCGACATGCGCGCGAACTCATCCATCATCAGTTGCAGTTGCTGTAACTGCCGCTTCTTTTCCTTCACCTGAAACGCCTTGAGACGCAACAGACTGTTTCGTGCCTTCATACGCAAAACTCCCCGGCTGACGAACGCATTGCCGAAAGGCGCCCCCCTTCATGATTTCTGATTCGTTCTCCAGTCCCTGGGAATTGATTAACGAATTCGAAATCCCGGTAACCTTTCATTTACAGTCATCAATGATCATAGGGCGCATCACTTAAGGGTCGGTAAACCGAAAGCGGCAAAAAACCTAAAACTTGCGAGTCGAATGAATCACTTAGCCAGTTTGGTTAATCTTTTTTGTCGGACCCGATGACCTAAAAAACATAATGATTTCAATGATATTCAAATGTTCATTAATGAATTATGTTCGTATTGCCAAAATGAATCAGAATTTGTTAACCATTCAATGGCAGCTTCTAAATCAGGTCATCACTGAGTCCGTATCGCGTCGGGGCGACATCAGACCTTTCATTTGCGGCGGTTCAAGGGGAAAGACATGCGGGTTCTTTTAATCGAAGACGACAGCGCCACGGCTCAGAGCATCGAGCTGATGCTGAAGAGCGAGAATTTCAACGTCTATACGACGGATCTCGGGGAAGAAGGCGTCGACCTCGGCAAGATCTACGACTACGACATCATCCTTCTCGATCTCAACCTTCCCGATATGTCGGGCTATGAAGTGCTGAAAGCGCTTCGGGTTTCGAAGATCGCCACACCGATCCTCATCCTCTCGGGCATGTCCGGCACCGACGACAAGGTGCGCGGCTTCGGTTCCGGCGCCGACGACTACCTGACCAAGCCGTTCCACAAGGAAGAACTGGTCGCGCGCATACACGCCATCGTCCGCCGCTCCAAGGGCCACGCCCAGTCGATCATCACCACCGGCGATCTCTCCGTCAACGTCGATGCCAAGACCGTCGAGGTCGATGGCCAGCGCGTGCATCTGACCGGCAAGGAGTACCAGATGCTCGAGCTTCTTTCGCTCCGGAAAGGCACGACGCTGACCAAGGAAATGTTCCTGAACCATCTCTATGGCGGCATGGACGAGCCGGAACTGAAGATCATCGA
This window of the Martelella lutilitoris genome carries:
- a CDS encoding ABC transporter ATP-binding protein, producing the protein MSGISLRKLRKTYGALTVVHDIDLEIADKEFIILVGPSGCGKSTTLRMIAGLEEVSAGELYIGDELVNDVPSKERDIAMVFQNYALYPHMTVYKNMAFGLQLRKAPEAEIDQKVRETAKILDIEHLLNRKPKALSGGQRQRVALGRAMVRNPEVFLLDEPLSNLDAKLRGSMRTAITKLHRQLDSTFIYVTHDQVEAMTMADRIVVMKDGYIQQVDTPQMLYDNPVNMFVAGFIGAPQMNMLPVAVERDGEDWVGRFHETAFPLIVGDKADRLAPYEGKEIILGLRPENFHESQPHDIAPEFTCPFTALVDLAEPMGAEIHLNMTAHGHDMIARVSPRCAAKDGEAIDLIADLVNPHLFDKETEQSILY
- a CDS encoding glycoside hydrolase family 88 protein gives rise to the protein MTVDEKNTAVAPITDAEVNAAIAVAVAQVRRNLPAFTYRQQNHSSVDNFYPAIDNNQWTCGFWPGEIWLAYELTGDKVFQHAAQIQVQSFLHRIENKIEVDHHDMGFLYSPTCVAAWKLVGDEDGRKAAILAADQLIARFHEVGGFIQAWGEMGARENYRYIIDCLLNLPLLYWASRETGDGKYRDIARIHAATTLANSFREDGSTYHTFFMDPQTGGPVKGVTVQGYRDDSDWARGQAWSVYGLALSYRYDPKPEYAAMFRKALDFFMTRLPADMVPYWDMIFSDGDDEPRDSSSAAIVACGLLEMADIVGGEDAAAYRDIARRFVKSLADNYAVKDPAVSNGLVLHGTYSKKTPYNTCTPEGVDECVSWGDYYYLEALTRLSRNWSSYW
- a CDS encoding carbohydrate ABC transporter permease; this translates as MQIFGRKIKLSTIALYALIIVITIIMLLPFAWMLSASLKFNREVFEFPIHWIPENPRWSNYVQIWTKIPLGLFVFNTAKITIMVTLLQLFTSSFAAYAFAKLKFPYRDVLFLGYIATIAMPWQVYMVPQFILMREFGLYNTHWALIALQAFTAFGVFLMKQFYMSIPDELCEAARVDGMNEYQIWWKIMLPLSKPALSTLTIFTFVFAWNDFLGPMIYLTQTDLKTIQIGLRMFISQYSAEYGLIMAASVVAIIPVLAVFLALQRFFVEGVANAGLKG
- a CDS encoding carbohydrate ABC transporter permease, whose product is MAATGLGLATGQKRKKRRVLTKSQQKRRASLVAFSFIAPNFLGFAVFTLGPIIFAFALAFMHWDGSNPIEFAGLANFFELFRDKAFQAAFWNTIIYTVFSVPLTMACSLGLAMLLNKKIFGRDFFRAAMFFPYVASLVAAAVVWNMLFNPEMGPVNMILYTMGVDPKNLPGWAADKDWAMVTIILFGIWKQAGYFMVIYLAGLQGVNRELYEAADLDGANAWQKFWNVTLPQLAPTTFFVSVMLTINSFKVFDQVYMITQGGPGTSTLVLVYHIYNEAFISWDLGYSSMVALVLFVLVLAVTLIQFRYSRSLD
- a CDS encoding heparinase II/III domain-containing protein, which codes for MFRERLQALPDAFEPFSPGWPAADRDKWSSLPEEYAARLTEAAENCPLAWPVLPASAYLAFSRTGDRIGYETPYMQRRRMLNALALGECVAGDGRYLDRIIDGALLIAEESGWQLPAHNVYIRDAQVLPLPDPRRPVVDLFAAETGAELAVLATLFEAELNAVTPMIVSRLDDEVSRRVIRPYLEEHFWWMGRGDEPMNNWTAWCTQNVLLAAFSRPFDTDTRRHVVEKAAASLDFFLKDYGEDGACEEGVLYYRHAGLCLFNALNILATVAPDAFAPLFRDQKIRNMADFIAYMHVADDRYFNFADSSARAGFCGAREYLFGKAVGSTMLADFAAADWKTSPEPDAPEEINLFYRLQGAVTARELAAHEAQRPAPEDRFFPSIGLLVARDQRFALAVKAGDNGESHNHNDTGSFTIYKDGRPFIIDVGVETYTARTFSARRYEIWTMQSAFHNLPRFGGVMQQDGEAFAASEVTVSLSNEAARISMELAGAYPREAGVKTYRRTVTFTKGRGIDITEICDAEKPATLSLMVAIKPEVAEGRITLPDLGEIAIEGGGRPQVEAIAITDQRLRAAWPDTLYRIQIPLGGRTLRLSIN
- a CDS encoding DUF7402 domain-containing protein; protein product: MEITLSVLDKAGELRARNTGNEAVSLFFRNAYAPGDRITVETGSPGSFITLSIDNTLSPAVVFMKESAFSFPIPFGDAKTVYAPTAFSGEHHRISAQATGPDALSGIRNLALNPADHGASAAAYPHASASVETRGEAAFAARNAIDGEIASDDHGFWPYTSWGINCDPEATMTVEFGRRVVAQSVVLFTRADFPHDAWWTSARIVFSDGHSINVPLEKTGAGQRFAFPERETEWVRLEKLVKADDPSPFPALTQIEVWGREAGP
- a CDS encoding FadR/GntR family transcriptional regulator; this translates as MATQTAARNGTLVHKVSEALRRSILDGAFQPGDKLPSEARLTQEHGVSRTVVREAVAALRSDGLVEPRQGAGVFVLDPISFAFRRTNPMVDSERIYTSLEILEARTPLEIEAAGLAALRRSPAQEEEIFARHAEGIAGRHDGKAWSEADIGLHLAIAKATNNPLFATFLEMQGKAIIPQTGQVIETDDGGEVAYRNLLIKEHERIIFAISNGDEQGARDAMREHLKGSLGRYRSLLREERVRHMAKLQQDSEA
- a CDS encoding DUF2264 domain-containing protein, which encodes MVSGQSFSQWDRQPLVRRMADCNPMAGNPLKTKADLQAAVAGFYAPLVPWYSPGNARLRLSAGSAHYDDDAAEMEAFIRPLWGIVPLVAGGFDFEDCRRFVEGFSHGMDVNHEEFWGEPGDFDQRLVETAGIALALLVAPDSFWRPMSEPAKDKAERWLLKINEREVPDNNWLFFRVLVNLGLRNVGRQWSEEAVHAALERIETYYLGDGYYRDGQWGHRDYYLPMALHFYGLMVARYAGDIFPDHAARYRERARIYAQDFQHWFADDGAAVPHGRSLTYRFAEGAFWAACAFADEEVLPWGRIKGLLLRHLRWWSKMPIADRDGVLSIGYAYPNLLMSESYNAPGSPYWALKSFLVLALDEDHPFWAAAEEPPEALPGGRVFSPAAGFILRRAPGDAVMLTGGQDGREHRAHDAKYARFAYSSAFGFSVKADVTLPDHPDRSAVDCGLAVSRDGLSYLSRAVITEEGVDYGMVWGAWQPDDRLRIDTWLDFAGAGWHVRLHRIRTKGRLFVSEGGFAVDRTGERDPAFAGGLSHESGRAAIVTPTHTSAIIDLSGTRAGEIIRAAPNTNIRFPRTLFPRLVGEFPAGEHFIVTAVYGVTDPVEALPPVDLPEAVRALCAENGVTV